In one Candidatus Paceibacterota bacterium genomic region, the following are encoded:
- a CDS encoding TraR/DksA C4-type zinc finger protein: MIDTTKLKTKLEAELATLETELNGIGQKNPNNPADWQATPGNIDADSADRNEVADTIEEFEDNTAILKDLEIRYNNVKDALARITAGTYGTCEVCKKAIDPKRLEANPSATTCIEHTK, encoded by the coding sequence ATGATTGATACAACAAAACTCAAAACCAAATTAGAAGCTGAGCTCGCCACCCTCGAGACCGAACTTAATGGCATTGGCCAAAAAAATCCCAATAACCCGGCCGATTGGCAAGCTACACCGGGAAACATCGACGCCGATAGCGCCGACCGCAATGAAGTTGCCGACACCATTGAAGAATTTGAAGACAACACCGCCATTCTCAAAGATTTGGAGATCCGTTACAACAATGTCAAAGACGCGCTCGCCAGGATTACCGCCGGCACTTACGGAACCTGTGAAGTCTGCAAAAAAGCCATCGACCCTAAACGATTAGAGGCCAACCCTTCTGCCACCACCTGTATTGAACACACGAAATGA
- a CDS encoding four helix bundle protein, with protein sequence MQVKTYKDLIVWQKSMELATLIYNLTKEFPRDEVYGLSSQIKRAVIAIPSNIAEGQRRKGTKEFIQFLHISYGSGAELETQLELAKRLSFGNLNSYTVIENLLNEIMRMLNKLIYSLH encoded by the coding sequence ATGCAAGTCAAAACTTACAAAGATCTGATTGTTTGGCAAAAGTCTATGGAGCTGGCCACTTTGATTTATAATTTAACCAAAGAGTTCCCAAGAGACGAGGTCTATGGCTTGTCTTCACAAATCAAACGGGCCGTAATTGCAATCCCATCGAATATCGCCGAAGGACAACGCAGGAAGGGGACGAAAGAATTTATTCAATTTCTACACATCTCTTATGGGTCTGGAGCAGAACTGGAAACTCAGCTGGAATTAGCCAAAAGACTATCTTTCGGTAATTTGAATAGCTATACTGTCATAGAAAACCTTTTAAACGAAATCATGCGAATGTTAAATAAGTTAATTTACTCACTTCACTAA
- a CDS encoding peptidoglycan DD-metalloendopeptidase family protein, which translates to MKIWLNQGFSKMKPILVFSTITATVLFLSLILAPRTANAGLLSFISSLVNNEAEAGTNGSVVNSQNMPLLQATRNPNPSLSKGGDITIVASSALLSEAGPAGTLADIEDPKSSQISVYVVHSGDSLSGIAKMFGVSANTIIWANDITGPIQVGQKLIILPISGIKHTVVKGETLQSIAKKYKGDAGEIRQFNGLDQGASLIVGDTIIIPDGEMAGYSVSTISSTSKIRGAGGPDYGTYYIWPVLGGRKTQGLHGYNGIDIGASRGTPIMAAASGQVIISRSSGWNGGYGEYIVIAHANGTQTLYGHLDTNVAYEGSYVVQGQIIGYVGSTGRSTGPHLHFEVRGAQNPFR; encoded by the coding sequence ATGAAAATATGGCTCAACCAAGGCTTTTCCAAAATGAAGCCGATTTTGGTTTTCTCAACTATTACCGCTACCGTTCTATTTTTAAGTTTGATTTTAGCTCCGCGAACTGCAAACGCGGGGCTTTTAAGTTTTATTTCTAGTTTGGTCAATAATGAGGCTGAGGCCGGAACTAACGGGTCGGTAGTTAATTCTCAAAATATGCCCCTGCTTCAGGCGACCCGGAACCCTAACCCGAGCTTGTCCAAGGGTGGTGACATCACAATCGTGGCAAGCTCCGCCCTACTTTCGGAAGCTGGCCCGGCCGGCACCTTGGCGGACATCGAAGATCCAAAATCAAGTCAGATTAGTGTCTACGTTGTTCATTCTGGCGATTCACTTTCCGGTATTGCTAAAATGTTTGGTGTTTCAGCCAACACGATTATTTGGGCCAACGACATTACCGGTCCGATTCAGGTCGGTCAAAAATTGATTATCCTACCTATCTCCGGTATCAAACACACCGTGGTTAAAGGTGAAACTCTACAGAGCATTGCCAAAAAGTACAAAGGCGACGCGGGTGAAATCAGACAATTTAACGGTTTGGATCAAGGTGCCAGTTTGATAGTTGGTGATACGATAATTATTCCCGATGGTGAAATGGCCGGCTACAGTGTTTCGACAATCAGTAGCACCTCAAAAATCCGTGGCGCAGGTGGTCCAGACTACGGCACCTATTACATTTGGCCGGTTCTTGGTGGCAGAAAAACCCAGGGCTTGCATGGCTATAACGGGATTGATATCGGTGCCTCAAGAGGTACACCAATCATGGCTGCGGCGAGTGGCCAAGTCATCATCAGTCGTTCCTCGGGTTGGAACGGTGGCTACGGCGAATATATCGTTATTGCCCACGCGAACGGTACTCAAACTCTTTATGGGCACCTTGATACCAATGTTGCCTACGAAGGTTCTTATGTCGTGCAAGGCCAGATTATCGGCTATGTCGGTTCTACCGGTCGTTCAACCGGACCGCACTTACACTTCGAAGTCCGAGGCGCGCAAAACCCTTTCAGATAG
- a CDS encoding YifB family Mg chelatase-like AAA ATPase — MSFSRVLSAQTNYLDAAIIKVETDLSKGLNSFSIVGLPDKAVEEARDRISAAIKNSGFLSPKQKNQRTVVALAPAELKKEGANFDLAIALGYLLATKLIRFNPEKRLFLGELSLDGKLQPIAGSLALVSEAKKRGIEEVYLPKQNATEGALISDIKIFGADNLLEIIAHLIEKSLDKTDESPRILKFELEVTPPTQVIYEEPERGLDLSDIKGQESAKRGLLISAAGGHNLAMYGPPGTGKTMLARAFTHLLPSLSFEEALEVTAIHSVSGTLKETLVTRPPLRSPHHTSSYVAIVGGGTVPKPGEITLAHRGVLFLDEFPEFERRVIDGLRQPLEDRVVSVSRIKGTAQFPAQFILIAAMNPCPCGNFGISGKPCICSASNIERYKRKISGPIIDRIDLWVEVSSVDHESLTSREKSGADTKTVRKQIAEAREIQAKRFKDSKRPIKTNGEMSAKDVIELIDLAKEVKDEFNKSAKKLDLSARSYHRVLKLARTIADLEKSDAVEREHIFEALQYRPKQRM; from the coding sequence ATGTCTTTCTCAAGAGTTCTTTCCGCCCAGACAAATTATCTGGACGCGGCGATTATCAAAGTTGAAACCGACTTATCAAAAGGCCTGAATTCTTTTTCGATTGTCGGCTTGCCGGACAAAGCGGTGGAAGAAGCCAGGGACCGCATTTCGGCCGCTATCAAGAACAGCGGTTTTCTTTCACCTAAACAGAAGAACCAGAGGACGGTCGTAGCGCTCGCACCGGCGGAACTCAAAAAGGAGGGTGCCAATTTTGACCTGGCAATTGCTCTGGGTTATCTCTTAGCTACCAAACTAATTCGTTTTAACCCGGAAAAAAGACTGTTTCTTGGAGAATTATCCCTCGATGGCAAACTTCAACCGATTGCCGGCAGTTTAGCCCTAGTCTCGGAAGCCAAAAAACGCGGAATTGAGGAAGTTTATCTGCCAAAACAAAACGCCACGGAGGGTGCTTTAATTTCTGACATAAAAATTTTTGGTGCCGACAATTTACTAGAAATTATTGCCCACCTAATCGAGAAAAGCCTCGACAAAACAGATGAGAGCCCGAGAATTTTGAAATTTGAGCTAGAAGTCACTCCACCAACCCAAGTTATTTATGAGGAGCCGGAGCGGGGTTTGGATTTATCAGATATCAAAGGTCAAGAAAGCGCCAAAAGAGGACTTTTGATTTCGGCCGCCGGTGGCCACAACTTGGCAATGTACGGCCCGCCCGGTACCGGCAAAACCATGCTGGCCCGAGCTTTTACCCATCTTTTGCCAAGCCTCTCTTTTGAAGAAGCTTTGGAGGTGACGGCCATCCATTCGGTTTCCGGAACACTTAAAGAAACCTTAGTGACTCGGCCACCACTTAGAAGTCCACATCACACCTCCTCGTATGTTGCGATTGTCGGCGGTGGTACAGTGCCGAAGCCAGGAGAAATTACTCTCGCCCACCGAGGAGTTTTGTTTTTGGACGAATTTCCGGAGTTTGAAAGACGAGTCATCGATGGTCTGCGTCAACCACTTGAAGACCGGGTGGTCAGTGTTTCCCGAATCAAAGGCACCGCCCAATTTCCGGCGCAGTTTATTTTAATCGCTGCAATGAATCCTTGTCCTTGCGGTAATTTTGGCATTTCTGGCAAACCCTGCATTTGTAGTGCCTCGAACATTGAAAGGTACAAGAGAAAAATTTCCGGACCAATTATCGATCGCATTGATTTGTGGGTTGAAGTCTCAAGCGTTGATCATGAATCACTAACCAGCCGAGAAAAAAGTGGCGCTGATACCAAGACCGTACGCAAGCAGATTGCTGAAGCCAGAGAAATTCAAGCTAAACGATTTAAGGATTCTAAGAGACCAATTAAAACCAATGGAGAAATGAGCGCCAAAGATGTAATTGAGCTGATCGACTTGGCCAAAGAAGTCAAAGATGAGTTTAACAAGTCGGCAAAAAAGTTGGACCTCTCGGCCCGGTCCTATCACCGAGTTTTAAAGTTGGCTCGCACCATTGCCGATTTAGAAAAAAGCGACGCGGTAGAGCGAGAACATATTTTCGAAGCTTTGCAGTACCGACCGAAACAGAGAATGTAA
- the rsmA gene encoding 16S rRNA (adenine(1518)-N(6)/adenine(1519)-N(6))-dimethyltransferase RsmA, which translates to MYARKSLGQHFLNSPAAIKAIIDAGQIKKDEIILEIGPGRGVLTGALLQKTSRVIAVEKDSRLMPVLQQKFTKEITSGELTLVSADILNFSLTDDSPLTTHYKLIANIPYYLTGAIFRKFLETENQPEKMVLLVQKEVADRILARDNKESLLSLSVKAFGKPKYIKTVKAGSFNPPPKVDSAILAIDEISRDFFKDCSEKIFFKLIHLGFAHKRKQLVANLAGSYKREKITKILGQLELSPTIRAEDLKIKDWQQLAKLIA; encoded by the coding sequence ATGTACGCACGGAAATCACTGGGTCAACATTTCTTAAATTCGCCAGCCGCGATTAAGGCCATTATAGATGCTGGACAAATCAAAAAGGATGAAATTATTTTAGAAATCGGGCCCGGTCGAGGAGTCTTGACCGGAGCCTTACTTCAGAAGACCAGCCGAGTCATCGCAGTCGAAAAAGACAGCCGACTAATGCCGGTTTTGCAGCAAAAGTTCACTAAAGAAATAACTTCCGGTGAGCTGACCCTGGTGAGCGCCGACATTCTTAACTTTTCTCTGACTGACGACTCACCACTCACTACTCATTACAAACTAATCGCCAACATCCCTTATTATCTAACCGGTGCGATTTTCAGAAAGTTTTTGGAAACCGAAAATCAGCCGGAAAAAATGGTTTTGCTGGTGCAGAAAGAGGTCGCCGACCGGATTCTGGCCAGAGACAACAAGGAAAGCTTGCTCTCGCTTAGCGTCAAGGCTTTTGGCAAACCAAAATACATCAAAACTGTTAAGGCCGGTTCTTTTAACCCGCCACCGAAAGTCGACTCGGCAATTTTAGCCATTGATGAAATCTCGCGAGATTTTTTTAAAGACTGCAGTGAAAAGATTTTTTTCAAATTGATTCATCTTGGATTTGCCCATAAAAGAAAACAGCTAGTCGCCAACTTGGCCGGCAGTTATAAGAGGGAGAAGATTACAAAAATTCTAGGGCAGTTGGAATTGTCCCCAACCATCCGAGCCGAGGACCTGAAAATCAAAGACTGGCAACAGCTGGCCAAACTAATCGCCTGA
- a CDS encoding PrgI family protein, giving the protein MRFQTPQFIEIEDKIFGPLTLKQFIYLLGGAGLAFIFYRFLNIFVAVPLIIASLGFGIALAFYKINNRPFAYIIEVAAKYFLRNKLYIWKKKDKPVVQKTESSEEDLVSGLYVPKLSDSKLKDLAWSLDIKNVENPGTSETMRGK; this is encoded by the coding sequence ATGCGTTTCCAAACACCGCAATTCATAGAAATCGAGGACAAAATTTTTGGGCCTCTCACCCTGAAACAGTTCATCTACCTTTTGGGTGGCGCTGGTTTGGCTTTCATTTTTTACCGATTCCTTAATATTTTTGTGGCCGTACCCCTAATCATTGCCTCCTTGGGCTTTGGTATCGCTTTGGCTTTTTATAAGATCAACAACAGACCATTTGCCTATATTATTGAAGTCGCGGCCAAATATTTCCTACGCAACAAACTTTACATTTGGAAGAAAAAAGATAAACCGGTAGTCCAGAAGACGGAGAGCAGTGAAGAAGACCTGGTTTCCGGGCTTTATGTCCCCAAACTTTCTGACAGCAAATTAAAAGATCTGGCCTGGAGCCTGGACATCAAAAATGTTGAGAACCCTGGGACTTCCGAGACCATGCGAGGAAAATAA
- a CDS encoding polyribonucleotide nucleotidyltransferase: MKKKEFSTIVGGKTLTATFSDLAERANGSVMLRYGNTVVLATAVMSKESRDGEDFLPLTVDYEEKFYASGQILGSRFVRREGKPSDEAILSGRIVDRTIRPLFDHWIRNEIQSIITVLSIEEDDPDMLGIWGASLAIGTSHIPWNGPVSAIRLAKMKGDDNFIINPSYKIREDKNLEFELVACGKDGKINMIELGGNEVPEETVAKALQFASEEIEKVQDFQNKIIKEIGKKKLIIPKPETPKELTPLFKEIVLAKLEKQVFTGVPGDTSIEALKKEWLTAVEEKFPGTNINLPIDLFEDATNEIVHTEAIENNRRADGRKIDEIRPLYAQAGGISPILHGSGIFYRGQTHILTALTLGGPSDTQIIDGIEEKNVQKRFMHHYNFPPFSTGETGRASSTNRRMIGHGALAEKALVPIIPDQEQFPYTIRLVSEALSSNGSTSMGSVCGSTLALMDGGVPIKKPVAGIASGLMLSEDGKKYKVLTDIQGPEDHYGDMDFKVAGTLEGITAMQMDVKVGGIPLSIFPEALEKARLARIQILKVITEAILEPRPEICAKAPKILIIRIKPDQIGGVIGSGGKTINDIKEKTGVEAIDIEDDGKIFITGKNGSAEKAKKIIEEMTHEYKRGEKFQGEVVKILDFGAFVRIGYNAEGLVHISEIAPFRVDRVTAVLKEGDKVPVVVKEIDERGRISLSIKQADPNFVKQPGKV, translated from the coding sequence ATGAAGAAAAAAGAATTCTCCACGATAGTCGGCGGCAAGACTTTGACCGCAACCTTCAGCGACTTGGCCGAAAGGGCTAACGGTTCAGTGATGTTGCGCTACGGCAACACAGTTGTGTTGGCGACCGCAGTAATGTCAAAAGAATCTCGCGATGGCGAAGATTTCTTACCGCTCACAGTTGATTATGAGGAAAAGTTTTACGCTTCCGGTCAAATTCTCGGCTCGCGATTTGTGAGAAGGGAAGGTAAGCCGTCAGACGAAGCAATCCTCTCCGGCCGAATTGTCGACCGCACCATCCGCCCGCTTTTCGATCACTGGATTCGAAACGAAATCCAATCAATCATCACGGTGCTCTCGATTGAAGAGGACGACCCGGATATGCTCGGCATCTGGGGCGCCTCGCTCGCGATTGGAACCTCGCATATCCCTTGGAACGGGCCAGTTTCCGCAATTCGCTTGGCCAAGATGAAAGGCGATGACAACTTCATCATCAATCCCAGCTACAAAATCCGCGAAGACAAAAATCTGGAATTTGAACTTGTGGCCTGTGGCAAAGACGGCAAAATCAACATGATCGAGCTCGGTGGCAACGAAGTCCCGGAAGAAACCGTCGCCAAAGCTTTGCAATTTGCTTCCGAAGAAATCGAAAAGGTCCAGGATTTTCAAAATAAAATCATCAAAGAAATCGGCAAAAAGAAATTGATAATTCCGAAGCCGGAAACACCGAAAGAACTGACCCCGCTTTTCAAAGAAATCGTGCTCGCTAAACTCGAGAAGCAAGTTTTTACTGGTGTGCCGGGTGACACTTCGATTGAGGCACTCAAGAAAGAGTGGCTCACGGCGGTTGAAGAGAAATTTCCTGGCACCAATATCAACCTACCGATCGATCTCTTTGAAGATGCCACCAATGAAATCGTCCACACCGAAGCGATTGAGAATAATCGCCGAGCTGACGGCAGGAAGATTGATGAAATCCGCCCACTCTACGCGCAAGCCGGCGGAATTTCGCCAATTCTTCACGGTTCAGGAATTTTCTATCGAGGTCAAACCCACATTCTGACCGCGCTCACCCTGGGTGGTCCTTCCGACACCCAAATTATTGACGGAATTGAAGAAAAAAATGTACAAAAGCGTTTCATGCACCATTACAACTTCCCACCATTCTCAACCGGTGAAACCGGCCGAGCCAGTAGCACCAACCGCCGAATGATCGGCCACGGCGCTCTCGCGGAAAAAGCCCTCGTGCCAATAATTCCTGACCAAGAGCAATTTCCTTATACCATCCGTTTGGTCTCGGAAGCTCTTTCTTCCAATGGTTCGACTTCAATGGGTTCGGTCTGTGGCTCGACTCTGGCTTTGATGGACGGCGGTGTACCAATCAAGAAACCGGTGGCCGGCATCGCTTCCGGTTTAATGCTTAGCGAGGACGGTAAGAAATATAAAGTGCTCACTGACATTCAGGGACCGGAAGACCACTATGGCGATATGGATTTTAAAGTCGCGGGCACACTGGAAGGCATCACCGCTATGCAGATGGATGTGAAAGTCGGCGGTATTCCGCTTTCCATTTTTCCGGAAGCTCTCGAGAAAGCTCGGCTAGCCCGAATTCAAATTTTGAAAGTCATCACCGAGGCCATCCTGGAACCGCGACCGGAAATCTGCGCCAAGGCGCCAAAAATCCTAATCATCAGAATCAAACCGGACCAGATTGGCGGCGTCATCGGCTCCGGTGGCAAGACCATCAATGACATCAAGGAAAAAACTGGAGTGGAGGCCATCGACATCGAGGATGACGGCAAAATTTTCATTACCGGTAAAAATGGTTCAGCTGAAAAAGCGAAAAAGATTATTGAGGAAATGACACACGAATACAAACGCGGTGAAAAATTCCAAGGTGAAGTGGTAAAAATCTTGGACTTTGGCGCTTTTGTGAGAATCGGCTACAACGCCGAAGGTTTGGTACACATTTCTGAAATCGCGCCCTTCCGAGTCGACCGGGTCACCGCCGTCCTGAAAGAAGGCGACAAAGTACCGGTCGTCGTTAAAGAAATCGATGAGCGAGGCCGAATCAGTCTCTCAATCAAACAAGCCGACCCGAACTTCGTGAAACAGCCGGGGAAAGTTTAG
- a CDS encoding UvrD-helicase domain-containing protein, which produces MSSHLESLNPRQHEAATTLEGPLLIIAGAGAGKTKTIAHRILHLIKSGVAPHQILAITFTNKAAKEMRERVMGLIRGDSELNLPIAFSEQPFVSTFHALGVHIIRENSLKLGLTRNFTIFDRNDSLRAVKEAVKSAGLDPKDYEPKKFLNAISWQKGEGRTLSDFEAESSKNYFSELVASVWANYEKVLKAEKSLDFDDLLLKAAKLLKTDAEVRGHYRDIWKYIHIDEYQDTNKVQYQIAKLLIGETNNICVVGDEDQLIYAWRGANISHILHFEKDFPNTKVVLLEQNYRSTKNILSVANQIISKNKIRTAKKLFTDKSDGDKIGLYASINETDEAQFVAHKALELIQSGASPREIAVLYRANFQSRVLEEAFLLHNIPYQVLGTRFFERKEVKDVLSFIRGALNPDSSADLKRIINVPPRGIGKVTLIKILAKQEATLPPATRAKVEDFREHLANIKEAVSLKVPSELVKFVLQEIGLEKELLNGTEEDHERLENLRELATLATRYDHLPLPTGTEKLLEDAALATDQDELVKDEKAVKLMTVHASKGLEFDSVFITGLEDNLFPHRQIGEARISAGEEEEERRLFYVAVTRARKKLFLSYSSSRTIFGSSQMNAPSEFITDIDDIFLEAEERNWDLPAEKIIYFD; this is translated from the coding sequence ATGTCTTCCCACTTAGAAAGTCTAAATCCTCGCCAACACGAGGCCGCTACAACCCTTGAAGGACCTTTACTAATCATCGCCGGAGCCGGAGCCGGTAAAACCAAAACTATCGCCCATCGGATTCTTCACCTCATTAAATCTGGCGTAGCACCTCATCAAATTCTCGCCATCACCTTCACCAACAAGGCCGCCAAAGAAATGCGGGAAAGGGTTATGGGTCTAATCAGAGGGGATTCCGAGCTCAATCTACCAATTGCCTTTTCTGAACAGCCTTTTGTGAGCACTTTTCATGCGCTCGGTGTCCACATCATCAGAGAAAATTCTTTGAAACTTGGCCTGACCAGAAATTTTACAATTTTTGACCGCAACGACTCGCTTCGCGCCGTCAAAGAAGCTGTAAAGTCTGCCGGTTTGGATCCAAAAGATTACGAACCGAAGAAATTTCTGAATGCGATCTCTTGGCAAAAAGGCGAGGGGAGGACCTTGAGCGATTTTGAGGCGGAGAGTTCGAAAAATTACTTCTCCGAGCTCGTCGCCTCCGTCTGGGCAAATTATGAAAAGGTTTTGAAAGCTGAAAAATCGCTCGATTTCGACGACTTGCTTTTAAAAGCTGCCAAATTATTGAAAACCGACGCCGAAGTTAGGGGACATTACCGAGATATCTGGAAGTATATCCACATTGATGAATATCAGGACACCAACAAGGTCCAGTACCAGATTGCCAAATTGTTAATCGGTGAAACTAATAATATTTGTGTCGTCGGCGACGAAGACCAGTTAATTTATGCTTGGCGTGGCGCCAACATTTCCCACATTTTGCATTTCGAAAAAGATTTCCCAAATACCAAAGTGGTCCTGCTGGAACAAAATTATCGCTCGACCAAAAATATCTTAAGTGTCGCCAACCAAATCATCTCTAAGAACAAAATCCGGACTGCCAAAAAACTTTTTACCGACAAAAGCGATGGGGATAAAATTGGCCTTTATGCCTCGATTAACGAAACTGATGAAGCTCAGTTTGTTGCCCACAAAGCTCTGGAATTAATCCAAAGTGGCGCCTCGCCTAGAGAAATCGCTGTGCTCTACCGAGCCAATTTTCAGTCGCGAGTTTTGGAAGAAGCTTTTCTGCTACACAACATTCCTTACCAAGTTTTAGGCACGCGTTTTTTTGAACGAAAAGAAGTGAAGGATGTCCTGTCATTTATTCGTGGTGCTTTAAATCCCGACAGCTCGGCCGATTTGAAAAGGATTATCAATGTTCCACCAAGGGGCATCGGCAAGGTCACTTTGATAAAAATTTTGGCCAAGCAGGAGGCAACTTTGCCACCGGCAACCCGGGCCAAGGTTGAAGATTTTAGAGAGCACTTGGCCAACATCAAAGAGGCAGTCAGCTTAAAAGTTCCTTCTGAGTTGGTGAAATTTGTTTTGCAAGAAATCGGTTTGGAAAAAGAGTTGCTAAACGGTACAGAGGAGGACCACGAGCGTCTAGAAAACTTACGAGAACTCGCCACTCTGGCAACTCGTTATGATCATTTACCACTTCCTACCGGCACAGAAAAACTTTTGGAAGACGCGGCGCTTGCGACCGACCAGGACGAGCTGGTCAAAGATGAAAAAGCTGTTAAGCTGATGACAGTCCACGCTTCCAAGGGTTTGGAATTTGATAGCGTTTTCATCACCGGCTTGGAAGACAATCTCTTCCCACACCGCCAAATCGGCGAAGCCCGTATTTCGGCGGGGGAGGAAGAAGAGGAACGCCGCCTGTTTTATGTGGCCGTCACCAGAGCGCGCAAAAAACTATTCCTTTCCTATTCCAGCAGTCGAACCATTTTCGGTTCGTCGCAAATGAACGCACCGTCAGAATTTATCACCGATATCGATGATATTTTCCTCGAAGCCGAGGAGCGTAATTGGGATTTGCCGGCCGAGAAGATAATTTATTTTGATTAA